In Nitrospirota bacterium, the genomic stretch ATTCACCACCACCGGATTTTTTTTAAACTGAAAATTTTCAAAAACCCCTTTCAGACTGATTAACATTTCGGGTGTTAACGGGTAATTTTCCCTATTTTCATTATTTCCATCGGAACGCCCGTTCGGCATAAAAGGCAAGATGTGGGCGTAGTCCAAAAAAAACTTCTCTTCCTTTTTAGAAATAACCGAAAGTTTGATGCTCGATTCGCCGATATCCATTCCAATTAAAGGACGGTTAAAATTCACCTTTTTTCTCCGCTGATCTCTTTCATCGCCTGTTCAAAAGCGATCCGGTGTTTAAATCCTTTTTTAAGGTATTTCCAGATGGCCTCAATTTTTAAAAAATCTTCCTTTGAATAATCCCGGGACTCTAAATCCCCCATCGGAATCCGCTTTGGAGAGATATACCCCTTCTGTTCCAGGTAATAGAGTTTGTGCCGCGGGATTTTCACCTTTTCTAAAATTTCAGATGTTCTCATCGACTTATTTAAGTTCTTTCGTGATCAATACATTGTTTATTGTTGAAACTAAACACAAAATTAAATCTAAACTTCTACAGTTAAAAGCCTCAAAAAAGCGACGCGATCGTCGCCTTTCTTATAAAAGGATAGCGTCAAACGGAAATCTGTCAAGCCCGGCGACTGGAGTAATCACGTCTGAAAGAGGCTAAAATCACTGGGGAACTTCCCGCCAGGCGATATTGGGTCGCTTCGGTCCGATAAGATAAACACTATTTAATATCGTATTCTGACTGTTCAGGGTTTCAATGATCCAATCTGTGCCGTTCCAATGAAGGACCAACGGCCGTTGACCCGCGCCTCCCGGACTTCCCACGGCCCAGCAATCATTGGAGGTCACGCAGGATACCGATCGAAGAGGGAGATTAATCGTAACAGCTGTCCCGGCAAAATTTCTGACTGAGTTTCTAAGGGACCATGTCGCTCCATTCCAATACAAAATTAAAGGCCGTTGCCCACCTCCTCCCGGATTTCCCACCGCCCAGCAGGTGACAGGAACAAGATTGCTGTTGCAGTAAACAGAGTTAAGATTACGAGGAATTCCCAGGAGAGAGTTTTGTCGCGCCCACGTTGCCCCGTTCCAATATAAAATGAAGGGACGTTCATTCGCTGGAGCGCCCCCGGCTGTATTCCCCACCGCCCAGCAGGTGACAGGAACAAGATTGCTGTTGCAGTAAACAGAGTTAAGATTACTGGAAATTCCCAGGAGGGAATTTCTTGGCCCCCACGATGCCCCATTCCAATAAAGAATTAACGGGCGCTGTGCGGCAACACCTCCCGCATTGCCTACTGCCCAACAATTAACAGGCAAAGAATTGCTGTTGCAGTAAACAGAGTTAAGGTTCCGGTTAATAGCCGGTAAACCGGTTTTTCTGAGAGACCAGGTCGTCCCGTCCCAATAATAGATAAGTGGCTGTTGGGCCGCAACCCCTCCCGGGTTTCCCACTGCCCAGCCATCGTTTGAGGCATTCATGTAAATGGAATTGAGTGGACGAGCGGCAGGAAGAGGAAAAGATGACCAATTGACACCGTTCCAACGAATAAAACGTCCCGAAGCGGACCCACTTACTGCCCAACCATCTGCAGGAGAAAGCATCGAAACAGAAGTTAAATTACCAATTCCACCAGGCGCTACAGCAGTCCTATCAGCCCAGGAGCTCCCATCCCAAAGAAACATTCTAGGAGGGGTGATCCCACCAGCTGTGTTTCCCACTGCCCAACCGTTCTGAACCACATCCGCCTGACTGACGACCCTCTGGTTTGTTCCTGCGCCAATGGTTGGAACACCCCCGGTAGAGGTTAATAGACATTGTGTTTGAGCAACGGAAGTGCCAATGACATGCTGTGCGGGAGCTGTTCCATCCGCCCCTCGGACGGCCCCGACAAAACAAGAGGGTGCGCCTCCGCCACACACTCCTGCGCCTTGCCCCAGAGCGGTATAGTCAATCATTTCCTTATCGATCATGATCCGGCCAAATGAGGCATACCCTGAAACCGAAAGATTTGCCGCTGTCGCAGGAATCGTTGTCGTCACATTATCAGTCAAAGCAAACAAAGAAGTCGGCGCCAGGTTATTATTAAAAACAGAGGTTACAGTAAACTGTCCGCTTCCCGACGCTGTAAAGGCCGGAACAGCTCCGTTAAAAGATGTGCTTGTATTAATAGAAGCACAGGTACAGGTTGTGCAGGGAGGGGATCCTTCTCTCTTTAATAAATACCTTCCTGCTCTTTCCAATCCGCCTTCGGCAATATACAGGGCTCTGCTGGAATAAACTTCGTTGACAGACTGAGTCATATTATTGGAAGAGAGAGAGATAAAAATTACTCCGACAAAAGCCATGACCACGAGGAAAAAGATCACCGCCAATAACGCCACCCCTGTTTGGTTTCTAAAAAACATCGATCTAAAAATTCCTCGGATGAACGGTGATCTGCAGGGGAAGGGTCTCTCCCCCTTGAGCGGGAGTTAAATTTAGAGTAATGTTCCAGATTGAGGAACAGACAGTGGTAGGGTTCCCTGAAGAATCCCTGTAGGTAAATGTAAAACTGCTCAGGTTATCGGCAAGAGTGTTTCCCCCGTCTGAAAGGATGCCTCCAGCATAACGATACGTAATCGAATTTCCTTGAACATCGGTAAAAATAAGCCGCTGTGGAGTAGTGGGTGTGGTAGTGCAGGTTGAAATAGCCGCCGGGTTTTTAATCATCCTGATCTCTCTGGCCATTTTTTCAAGGGCCAACCTTCCCTGATTTAAAATAGCGGAATAATTGTCTTCCTTTTGATAAGTTTGGGCCGCCTGACCAATCAGAAGACTGGCGGTCATCGCGATAATTCCGATTAAAACAATCACAATGGCTAACTCAACCATTGTAAAACCTTTCTGATTGAACAGAATTAACTTCTGTAAAATTCTTTTGAACATAAGAATTGCCTTTAGTAACTTCCGATGAGGGTGCTGGTTGTCACTGTTCCTGTTTTGGACGTTACCGAAACCATTATATTTTTATAATTGGTTGGACCCGCAACAGTGGCGTTTAGCGCCCCTGTATTCACAAAAATGACATTGACACTTCGATTGAAACCAGAAAAACCCGGTACAGGATTTTCAGCGGGGTAAATGGCACTGGTCACATAATTAAACCCCCTGGCTGAATTTTCTTTGTCGGCAATGATCAGGTCCAGTTTTTCCTGCGCCAGTTCCGTTGCCTGAGTGATCACCGAAGGGTCGCCATTGCTTTGAGAAAACGTCGTAAACATCGCCATTAATCCAGACGTAATAATGGCCAATAAAACGATCGTTATTAAGATTTCTATGAGGGTAAAACCCCGTTGATTTTGGAACATACTGAAAGTGTATCGCTTAAATGGTTTTCGTCAAGGAAAGGGTTTGGGTTTTGGCTTGATTTTCGCTCGACTGGTCTATATGGAGCAATGCAACGGAGGAAATGATGAAAATTGAAATTGGTTCGTACGAAGCGAAAACTAAATTGTTACGCCGCCCATTCAAACTTCGGTTTCTTCTTACTCTTCACACAATCACGCAGGTAAAGATCAATCAAGGTTTGATAAGGAATCCCCGATTCTTTAGAAAGACCTTTGAAATAATCAATAACCTCCGTGCTTAGATTAATTCCAACGGCTTTCTTTCTTGAGGCATAGGGATTTTTTTTAGCTTTCATTTTTGAAAAATCATATTCCTTCTTCATAACTTTTAATCTCCTTTTTAGTCGCTTTTCTGGCTGAAATGATACGAACAATTTCGCGTTTATTTCTTTCGCAAAAGACAATGACCAAAACTCTAGCAGAACCACTTAACCCCAATAAAAGAAACCGATCCTCGTGATTTGAGTGGTCTTCATCGTAAAACACCAGGCCATTTGGATCATCAAATACCTGTTGGGCTTCTTCAAACCAAATTCTGTGTTTTTTACGGTTAGATTCATTTTTTCGCTCATCCCACTCAAATTCAATCACGTCTATAATATAACTATATGTTATATAGATATCAAATCTAATCTGCTAAATTATTCAGGCCGATTCGGCTTGGACTTTCTGATGATACCACTTTGGTAAGGTTGTATGTGGAATGGAGAGCGGTAAACCTGTTGACTCCAGGAAGCACTGATGCGATCTACGAGTATTTAATGTGCGTATCGGGCTGGAT encodes the following:
- a CDS encoding BrnT family toxin translates to MDVIEFEWDERKNESNRKKHRIWFEEAQQVFDDPNGLVFYDEDHSNHEDRFLLLGLSGSARVLVIVFCERNKREIVRIISARKATKKEIKSYEEGI
- a CDS encoding prepilin-type N-terminal cleavage/methylation domain-containing protein, which codes for MFKRILQKLILFNQKGFTMVELAIVIVLIGIIAMTASLLIGQAAQTYQKEDNYSAILNQGRLALEKMAREIRMIKNPAAISTCTTTPTTPQRLIFTDVQGNSITYRYAGGILSDGGNTLADNLSSFTFTYRDSSGNPTTVCSSIWNITLNLTPAQGGETLPLQITVHPRNF
- a CDS encoding type II secretion system protein translates to MFQNQRGFTLIEILITIVLLAIITSGLMAMFTTFSQSNGDPSVITQATELAQEKLDLIIADKENSARGFNYVTSAIYPAENPVPGFSGFNRSVNVIFVNTGALNATVAGPTNYKNIMVSVTSKTGTVTTSTLIGSY
- a CDS encoding BrnA antitoxin family protein, with the protein product MKKEYDFSKMKAKKNPYASRKKAVGINLSTEVIDYFKGLSKESGIPYQTLIDLYLRDCVKSKKKPKFEWAA
- a CDS encoding MerR family transcriptional regulator — encoded protein: MRTSEILEKVKIPRHKLYYLEQKGYISPKRIPMGDLESRDYSKEDFLKIEAIWKYLKKGFKHRIAFEQAMKEISGEKR